One Longimicrobiales bacterium DNA window includes the following coding sequences:
- a CDS encoding SulP family inorganic anion transporter, producing the protein MSKAMRADPAHRFSWKDLVAGISVALILIPQSMAYAELAGLPSHHGLYAAALPPIAAAFFASSPYLQTGPVALTALLTLGALVPLAAVGSAEFVGLAALLALVVGVVRMAVGFMRSGWLSYLMSRPMLSGFTSGAAILIVSSQLPGAFGSAPPDGSVLGRAWWAMSQPGSWETTALVLTAVTVALVRGGRLIHPLLPGALLAAGGGLTFSMVTGYTGSTVGIIPSSLPPLAGSLPWSSLPALIIPGAVIALVGFAEAASISRVFATEDRQRWDADREFLSQGAANLAAGLTGGFPVGGSFSRSSVNRLAGATSRWSGLVTGAGVLLFLPFASVLAPLPRAVLSGIVIASVWPLFRPGELFELWRISRPQAIVGWGTFIFTLVLAPNIEQAVLLGVVMAGAVHMWRELTPEVASVREGDTLIVEPKGVLWFGSAPALEDALLARLSEEPDVQAVIIRCGGLGRIDLTGAYGLKEMIEQVEGAGLGIRLEDVPEHARRVLEAIGVGTEGRPSP; encoded by the coding sequence ATGAGTAAGGCCATGCGTGCGGACCCGGCCCACCGATTTTCCTGGAAGGACTTAGTCGCGGGAATCAGCGTTGCGTTGATTCTGATCCCACAATCGATGGCCTATGCGGAGCTCGCGGGCCTGCCGAGTCACCACGGTCTTTATGCGGCCGCACTTCCGCCCATCGCTGCCGCCTTCTTTGCTTCGTCTCCGTACCTCCAGACCGGCCCGGTCGCGCTCACGGCGCTTCTAACCCTAGGTGCGCTGGTTCCGCTGGCCGCTGTCGGATCCGCGGAGTTCGTCGGGCTGGCTGCGTTGCTGGCCCTCGTCGTCGGTGTGGTTCGTATGGCGGTCGGGTTCATGCGTTCGGGTTGGCTCAGCTATCTCATGTCTCGTCCCATGCTGAGTGGCTTCACTTCCGGAGCTGCGATTCTCATCGTGTCGTCTCAGTTGCCCGGCGCGTTCGGTTCTGCACCCCCGGACGGGTCGGTGCTTGGTCGGGCTTGGTGGGCAATGAGCCAACCGGGATCTTGGGAAACCACGGCGCTCGTGTTGACCGCCGTCACGGTCGCTCTGGTTCGTGGTGGGCGGCTCATCCACCCGCTCCTGCCTGGGGCCCTACTCGCCGCAGGCGGAGGGCTCACCTTCTCTATGGTGACCGGATACACGGGAAGCACAGTCGGGATCATTCCCTCCAGCCTGCCCCCTCTCGCGGGGTCGCTACCGTGGTCGAGCCTGCCCGCTCTGATCATCCCGGGTGCCGTCATCGCTCTAGTGGGGTTCGCGGAGGCTGCGTCGATCTCGCGAGTCTTCGCCACGGAAGATCGACAGCGATGGGATGCGGACCGTGAGTTCTTGAGCCAAGGAGCCGCCAACCTCGCGGCGGGTTTGACCGGTGGCTTTCCAGTGGGCGGGTCGTTCTCACGCAGCAGCGTAAATCGGCTGGCCGGGGCGACGAGCCGCTGGAGCGGGCTCGTCACCGGTGCGGGAGTGCTGCTCTTCTTGCCGTTTGCTTCTGTGCTCGCGCCACTGCCTCGGGCGGTGCTATCTGGAATTGTGATTGCCTCCGTCTGGCCGCTCTTTCGCCCAGGTGAGCTCTTCGAACTTTGGCGGATCTCACGTCCTCAGGCGATCGTAGGGTGGGGTACGTTCATCTTCACGTTGGTGTTGGCGCCGAACATTGAGCAGGCCGTGCTGTTGGGTGTGGTCATGGCCGGTGCCGTACACATGTGGAGAGAGCTGACCCCCGAGGTCGCCTCGGTCAGGGAAGGGGACACGCTGATTGTTGAGCCCAAGGGCGTGCTGTGGTTCGGATCTGCCCCCGCCTTGGAAGATGCTCTCCTGGCCAGATTGTCTGAGGAGCCGGACGTTCAGGCGGTTATCATTCGGTGCGGCGGGTTGGGTCGGATCGACCTGACCGGCGCATACGGACTGAAAGAAATGATCGAGCAGGTCGAAGGGGCTGGGCTTGGGATTCGTCTCGAAGACGTGCCCGAGCACGCCCGCCGAGTATTGGAAGCGATCGGAGTCGGAACAGAAGGGCGTCCGTCTCCGTAG
- a CDS encoding carboxypeptidase regulatory-like domain-containing protein, with amino-acid sequence MSIRPYLSSLLVLGFAAAPAAAQDRDEVGLAIVQSCGSVDQAAEGVLAGTVTDTDTGVPLDGAVVVIAWQVPGEPFPGTDATRTSDEGFFLFCHVPGGYAVDVYAEVLDRRSEPVTVGIESAMLQVEHLEVEVSDQTEPGFVTGRVVDVKTRQGIANAEIRVRDTDIATLSNDRGMFSLMEMPYGIYVLEVGHLAYSDRETPLRVAGGLTQNVEVELAEDAMELEGLTISVEPRRFYNDMEGLMRRMNLGFGAFLTRNEIEVRPASRLPELLVGLPGVRMAEAGRRLVVRGRMCTPMVFMDGRLYKLDEDLGLNEINTFDIEALEFYKGTASIPAEFNYSNNTEVGCGAIVIWTRRGR; translated from the coding sequence ATGTCTATTCGCCCGTACCTCAGCTCTCTGCTGGTGCTCGGCTTCGCGGCTGCGCCCGCGGCTGCCCAAGACCGCGATGAAGTTGGACTCGCTATCGTGCAGTCCTGTGGGTCGGTCGACCAAGCGGCTGAAGGAGTCCTGGCCGGCACCGTCACGGATACCGACACCGGAGTCCCGCTAGACGGGGCAGTCGTGGTTATCGCCTGGCAGGTCCCGGGTGAGCCTTTCCCGGGAACCGATGCCACTCGTACGAGCGACGAGGGTTTTTTCCTCTTTTGCCACGTACCGGGCGGCTACGCAGTCGACGTGTACGCTGAGGTCCTAGACCGGCGGTCCGAGCCGGTCACGGTTGGCATTGAGTCCGCGATGCTTCAGGTCGAGCACCTAGAGGTTGAGGTCTCTGACCAGACCGAACCGGGTTTCGTCACCGGGCGCGTCGTTGACGTGAAGACGCGACAGGGCATCGCCAATGCCGAGATCCGTGTTCGTGACACCGACATCGCGACGCTCTCGAACGACCGGGGCATGTTCAGTCTTATGGAGATGCCGTACGGCATTTATGTGCTCGAGGTCGGACATCTCGCGTATTCCGATCGTGAGACGCCGTTGCGAGTGGCAGGGGGACTGACTCAGAACGTCGAGGTCGAGCTGGCAGAAGACGCTATGGAACTCGAAGGTCTCACGATCTCTGTGGAGCCGCGGAGGTTCTACAATGATATGGAAGGGCTTATGCGTCGCATGAACCTGGGCTTCGGGGCCTTCCTCACGCGGAATGAAATCGAAGTGAGGCCTGCTTCGCGGCTCCCGGAACTCCTAGTTGGCCTTCCTGGGGTCCGCATGGCAGAGGCCGGACGCCGGCTGGTGGTGCGCGGCCGAATGTGCACACCGATGGTCTTCATGGACGGGCGGCTGTACAAACTCGACGAGGATCTCGGCCTGAACGAGATCAACACGTTCGACATCGAAGCGCTCGAGTTCTACAAGGGCACGGCTTCGATACCTGCTGAGTTCAACTACAGCAACAACACCGAGGTAGGCTGCGGCGCGATCGTCATCTGGACGCGCCGAGGGCGATAA
- a CDS encoding arylsulfatase, with product MRRSILVATCAITFAGCSSEAPPPPNIIYVLADDLGYGELGSYGQEKIRTPHLDQLAAEGMRFTQHYSGSPVCAPSRGTLLTGYHTGHAQVRDNLEFGGYLDEEEFGQMPLAEGTHTLGHMFKEAGYVTGAIGKWGLGGPGTEGEPNEHGFDYFFGYMDQKQAHNYYPTHLWRNGESVPLDNEYFSPHQKFEGDPDDAASYDQYAGNEYAMDAMADDALGFLDRHQDDPFFLYLPFPVPHLALQVPDSSLAEYEGMFEETPYLGEGSYLPHPRPLAAYAAMITRMDAHIGRILSRLEELGLAENTLVMFTSDNGTTYSRGVDAEFFNSTAGLRGLKGSVYEGGIRVPLIARWPGRITPGTTSDHVSAFWDMMPTFADVVGVGSPAGIDGISMLPTLLAESGQAQHDGLYWEYHGLWNGAQAARAGRWKGVRLGGHDDPDAPIQLYDMETDPNEEHDVAADNPDGVAVVRAVMESRTKSDVPRWNFAVR from the coding sequence GTGCGACGATCGATTCTTGTTGCGACCTGTGCCATCACATTCGCCGGATGTTCAAGTGAGGCTCCCCCGCCGCCCAACATCATATACGTGTTGGCGGACGACTTGGGATATGGGGAGCTGGGCTCGTACGGCCAAGAGAAGATCCGCACTCCGCATTTGGACCAACTGGCTGCTGAGGGCATGCGCTTCACGCAGCATTATTCTGGGTCGCCAGTGTGTGCGCCGTCTCGGGGAACACTCCTGACTGGATATCACACAGGTCACGCCCAAGTGCGCGATAACCTTGAATTTGGCGGCTATCTGGATGAAGAGGAATTCGGTCAGATGCCGCTGGCCGAGGGCACGCACACACTGGGCCACATGTTTAAGGAAGCCGGCTATGTCACCGGTGCCATTGGGAAGTGGGGACTCGGTGGCCCTGGGACTGAAGGGGAGCCGAACGAACACGGCTTCGACTACTTCTTTGGGTACATGGACCAAAAGCAGGCGCACAACTACTACCCAACGCATTTGTGGCGGAATGGCGAGTCGGTGCCGCTGGACAACGAATACTTCTCACCTCATCAGAAGTTCGAAGGCGATCCGGATGATGCCGCGTCGTACGACCAGTACGCCGGGAACGAGTACGCCATGGACGCTATGGCGGACGACGCGCTCGGTTTCTTGGATCGCCATCAAGACGACCCCTTTTTTCTCTATCTCCCATTTCCGGTCCCCCACCTCGCGCTTCAGGTCCCAGATTCTTCGCTCGCGGAGTACGAGGGCATGTTCGAGGAGACGCCATACCTCGGCGAAGGAAGCTATCTGCCGCATCCACGTCCACTCGCCGCCTACGCGGCGATGATCACTCGGATGGACGCACACATTGGCCGCATCCTCTCGAGGCTGGAGGAGCTCGGCCTCGCGGAGAACACGCTGGTGATGTTCACGAGTGACAACGGAACGACGTACTCCCGCGGAGTTGATGCCGAGTTCTTCAACAGCACCGCCGGATTGCGTGGTCTCAAGGGATCTGTCTACGAGGGCGGCATCAGGGTGCCGCTCATTGCCCGTTGGCCAGGACGCATTACGCCCGGCACGACGTCAGACCACGTCTCCGCCTTCTGGGACATGATGCCGACCTTCGCTGATGTGGTGGGTGTGGGGTCCCCGGCCGGCATCGACGGCATCTCGATGTTGCCGACTCTCTTGGCGGAATCGGGCCAGGCCCAACACGATGGCCTCTACTGGGAATACCACGGCTTGTGGAACGGAGCGCAGGCCGCGCGGGCGGGACGATGGAAGGGCGTGCGTCTCGGTGGACACGACGATCCGGACGCCCCCATCCAGCTCTACGACATGGAGACGGACCCCAACGAGGAACACGACGTCGCTGCGGACAACCCGGACGGCGTGGCGGTTGTCCGAGCGGTTATGGAAAGCCGCACGAAATCTGACGTTCCCCGGTGGAACTTCGCGGTACGGTAG
- a CDS encoding cytochrome b/b6 domain-containing protein, with translation MEFWRTAANPWGQDVLIGVSWDLMWAAIIAAVLFVVGHAVWFKTRPAVEHSTESPDAAGLPDKIERHSLAARLFHWTMSSSMIVLLVTAFVPVLGLQFAWVEIHWIAGVVLTATIIYHVIHSIGWQDFWAMMQINVPEGLATLKHVMSPKAPEPPKAGKYPFDHRLFHHAIVVVGLGVIATGLLMMVRIDTPFWTRNPYLLSDGLWGVVYVAHGLCGVSLIVMTASHIYFALRPEKLWITWSMVRGWIDKEHYVEHFDPEKWVVSELPKSAAASGAATDASVSAPREDQA, from the coding sequence ATGGAATTTTGGCGCACTGCGGCGAATCCGTGGGGTCAGGATGTCCTGATCGGGGTGTCTTGGGACCTCATGTGGGCTGCGATTATTGCCGCGGTGCTCTTCGTCGTTGGCCACGCAGTGTGGTTCAAGACGCGCCCCGCGGTAGAACATTCGACCGAGAGTCCCGACGCTGCGGGACTCCCAGATAAAATCGAGAGACATTCTTTGGCCGCGAGGCTTTTTCACTGGACGATGTCTTCATCGATGATCGTCCTACTCGTGACCGCGTTCGTGCCGGTTCTCGGGCTGCAGTTCGCGTGGGTGGAGATCCATTGGATCGCGGGCGTGGTGCTGACCGCGACCATCATCTACCACGTGATTCACTCCATCGGGTGGCAGGACTTCTGGGCGATGATGCAGATCAATGTCCCGGAAGGGCTGGCGACGTTGAAACACGTGATGTCGCCCAAGGCGCCGGAGCCGCCGAAAGCGGGGAAATATCCGTTCGATCATCGACTCTTCCATCACGCCATCGTAGTCGTCGGACTCGGCGTGATCGCCACGGGTTTGCTCATGATGGTGCGGATTGATACGCCGTTTTGGACCCGTAACCCTTATTTGCTCTCAGATGGGCTTTGGGGTGTTGTGTACGTAGCGCACGGGCTGTGCGGAGTGTCGCTCATTGTCATGACGGCATCACATATCTACTTCGCCCTGCGCCCAGAGAAGCTCTGGATCACATGGTCCATGGTTCGCGGCTGGATCGACAAGGAGCACTACGTGGAACATTTCGATCCCGAGAAGTGGGTCGTGAGTGAGCTTCCAAAAAGCGCCGCCGCCTCCGGTGCCGCCACCGATGCATCCGTGAGCGCCCCGCGCGAAGACCAGGCCTGA
- a CDS encoding molybdopterin-dependent oxidoreductase — MSDLNELNRRVSAAKTEVEARGETFYPGASRVHLAAFPPKERWNDWVELDSKSWPKRVEKRYMLVPTTCFNCESACGLLAYVDRDTLQVRKFEGNPEHPGSRGRNCAKGPATINQITDPDRILYPLKRAGERGEGKWERVSWDDALDDIAGRIRKVMEEERHEEVMYHVGRPGEDGYTTRMLAAWAVDGHNSHTNVCSSGARAGYHWWMGMDRPSPDHANAKVIVLVSSHLETGHYFNPHAQRIMEGKKNGAKLIVFDTRLSNTATHADHWLSPYPGSEAAIFLAIANWMIQEGKYNRDFVRRWWNWQEYLEQVKGEKDASFERFEEVLRELYTEFTFEYAAGESGLRVDQLEAIAEVISTAGTKLATHNWRSAGSGNLGGWQVARTLTLLNSLLGALATEGGTFPNSWNKFTPKPPRMPHQKPRRWSEVLWPREYPLALMEMSFLMPHLMRDQKAYVDTYFTRVYNPVWTNPDGFSWIEMLTDESKIGLHVAQTPTWNETAYFADYVLPMGHSSERHDLTSYEQYDGQWIGFRQPVLLAARERLGEKITDTRQVNPGEVWEENEFWIELTWRIDPDGSLGIREFFESRKNPGEKMTVDEYYGWMFENSVPGLPAAAAAEGISPLEYMRRYGAFEVANKVGKVYEQPVPDAELEDVHVDEQDRVYTAAPVPPSPKAPGGTKIDPDGEGRRRVGVRVDGEIVRGWPTPTGKLEFWSRTLADWGWPELAIPTYIKSHIHRQNLDSDQMPLITTFRVPVQIHTRSANAKWLDEIAHTNPLWLHPTDAARLGIEKTGDMARVTTDLGYFVLKTWITEGIRPGVVACSHHMGRWKPEGHEGQRLGMMTVALGQEGSEWKLSPKKYGGPFESSDPDTLRVWWTDVGVHQNLTHAVHPDPISGMHCWHQAVRVTPAESGDRQGDVAVDTSKSRAQYEKWLELTRSADTHSPDGTRRPWWMLRPVRPERSAYDLPVAPATAGD, encoded by the coding sequence ATGAGTGATCTCAACGAACTCAACCGCCGAGTATCGGCTGCCAAGACCGAAGTCGAGGCTCGTGGTGAGACGTTCTATCCTGGAGCCAGCCGAGTACACCTCGCGGCGTTTCCACCCAAGGAACGGTGGAATGACTGGGTTGAACTCGATTCCAAGTCTTGGCCGAAGCGGGTCGAGAAGCGGTACATGCTCGTACCGACGACGTGCTTCAACTGTGAGTCGGCGTGCGGGCTACTCGCCTACGTGGACCGCGATACGCTGCAGGTGCGGAAGTTCGAGGGGAATCCCGAGCACCCGGGTTCACGCGGCCGCAACTGCGCGAAGGGGCCGGCCACGATCAACCAGATCACCGACCCGGATCGGATTCTCTATCCCTTGAAGCGAGCCGGCGAGCGCGGTGAAGGGAAGTGGGAGCGCGTATCTTGGGATGACGCCCTCGATGACATCGCCGGCCGTATCCGGAAGGTCATGGAAGAGGAGCGCCACGAAGAGGTCATGTACCACGTGGGCCGACCCGGTGAAGACGGCTACACGACCCGCATGCTCGCAGCGTGGGCTGTGGATGGGCACAACTCGCACACCAACGTTTGCTCGAGCGGTGCCCGTGCCGGATACCACTGGTGGATGGGTATGGACCGGCCAAGCCCGGACCATGCCAACGCGAAGGTGATCGTGCTGGTGAGCAGCCACTTGGAGACAGGTCACTACTTCAACCCGCATGCGCAGCGCATCATGGAAGGGAAGAAGAACGGAGCGAAGCTCATCGTGTTCGACACGCGCTTGTCCAACACGGCCACGCACGCAGATCACTGGCTGTCGCCGTATCCGGGTTCGGAGGCGGCGATTTTCCTGGCCATCGCCAATTGGATGATCCAAGAAGGCAAGTACAACCGGGACTTCGTCCGGCGCTGGTGGAACTGGCAGGAGTATTTGGAACAGGTGAAGGGCGAGAAGGACGCGTCCTTCGAGCGCTTTGAAGAAGTCCTCCGTGAGCTCTATACCGAGTTTACCTTCGAATATGCTGCGGGTGAGTCTGGGCTGCGGGTCGATCAGCTGGAGGCCATTGCTGAAGTCATCTCTACGGCCGGCACGAAGCTGGCCACGCACAACTGGCGCAGCGCCGGCTCGGGTAATCTTGGCGGATGGCAGGTCGCGCGAACGCTGACGCTGCTCAACTCGTTGCTAGGTGCACTGGCCACAGAGGGCGGAACGTTCCCCAATTCTTGGAACAAGTTCACACCCAAGCCGCCTCGGATGCCCCACCAGAAGCCTCGGCGCTGGAGTGAGGTCCTTTGGCCACGTGAGTACCCGTTGGCGCTCATGGAGATGTCGTTCCTGATGCCGCATCTCATGAGAGACCAGAAGGCGTACGTCGACACGTATTTCACGCGCGTGTATAACCCGGTGTGGACGAATCCTGACGGGTTCAGCTGGATCGAGATGTTGACGGATGAGAGCAAGATCGGCCTTCACGTGGCCCAGACCCCGACGTGGAACGAGACCGCCTACTTCGCCGATTACGTGCTTCCCATGGGGCACTCGTCGGAGCGGCACGACCTAACGTCGTACGAGCAGTACGACGGTCAGTGGATCGGATTCAGGCAGCCAGTTCTACTCGCGGCGCGTGAGCGCTTGGGTGAAAAGATCACCGACACCCGCCAGGTGAACCCCGGCGAGGTGTGGGAAGAGAACGAGTTCTGGATCGAACTGACGTGGCGCATCGATCCCGACGGATCATTGGGAATCCGCGAGTTCTTCGAGTCTAGGAAGAATCCGGGCGAGAAGATGACCGTGGACGAGTACTACGGTTGGATGTTCGAGAATTCGGTTCCGGGTCTGCCTGCCGCCGCCGCTGCCGAGGGGATTAGTCCTCTTGAGTACATGCGTCGCTACGGTGCCTTCGAAGTCGCGAACAAGGTGGGCAAGGTCTACGAGCAACCCGTACCAGACGCGGAGCTTGAAGACGTGCATGTGGACGAACAGGACCGCGTGTACACGGCGGCGCCGGTGCCCCCGAGTCCGAAGGCCCCTGGTGGCACCAAGATCGACCCTGACGGCGAAGGACGTCGTCGAGTCGGGGTCCGTGTGGACGGAGAGATCGTTCGCGGTTGGCCGACGCCTACCGGTAAGCTCGAATTCTGGTCGCGCACGCTCGCGGACTGGGGTTGGCCTGAGCTCGCGATCCCCACGTACATCAAGAGTCACATCCACAGGCAGAATCTGGATTCAGACCAGATGCCGCTGATCACGACGTTCCGTGTGCCGGTTCAGATCCATACCCGCAGTGCGAACGCGAAATGGCTCGACGAGATTGCCCATACGAACCCGCTCTGGCTCCACCCGACGGATGCGGCCCGACTGGGTATCGAAAAGACAGGAGACATGGCAAGGGTCACCACAGATCTCGGCTACTTCGTTCTCAAGACATGGATCACCGAGGGCATTCGTCCTGGTGTGGTGGCGTGCAGTCATCACATGGGTCGGTGGAAGCCCGAAGGGCATGAGGGGCAGCGCCTTGGCATGATGACTGTTGCTCTGGGCCAGGAAGGCTCCGAGTGGAAGTTGTCCCCTAAGAAGTACGGCGGCCCATTCGAGTCGTCCGACCCGGATACGCTGCGGGTGTGGTGGACGGATGTCGGAGTCCATCAAAATCTTACCCATGCCGTGCACCCAGATCCGATCTCGGGCATGCATTGCTGGCATCAAGCCGTGAGGGTTACCCCAGCAGAGTCCGGTGACCGGCAAGGTGATGTGGCCGTGGACACCTCGAAGTCTCGAGCTCAATACGAGAAGTGGCTGGAGCTGACTCGCTCGGCAGACACACATTCACCGGACGGCACGCGTCGACCTTGGTGGATGCTGAGACCGGTGCGTCCTGAGCGCTCGGCGTATGACCTCCCAGTGGCTCCTGCAACGGCAGGGGATTAG
- a CDS encoding molecular chaperone TorD family protein: protein MGERPAELLRALAVLGEPPGPEHAVIAKALGLPDVPDNASYSDVFLFQLYPYASVYLGEEGMMGGDAADRIGGFWSALGQVPPKEPDHLSALLALYCDLIAPSSETDPAQEALRAQAASALLHEHLMPWVFPYLARLRELVGGFYGHWAELLAEVLENEHSAQAEATDLPVHLKSAKELSDPRDSEAADFLAGLLAPARSGVIVTRADLGRMAKELDLGLRAGERRYALEHLLGAEPKLVLGWLATEAKRQADLHRAREPILGAIADFMAGRASRTAELCVALAEESEASDASADREPLATVGLSDS, encoded by the coding sequence ATGGGTGAGCGCCCGGCCGAGCTTCTCCGTGCTCTTGCTGTTTTGGGCGAGCCTCCGGGACCTGAGCACGCGGTAATCGCAAAGGCCCTCGGACTGCCTGATGTGCCAGACAACGCGTCATACTCTGACGTCTTCCTGTTCCAGCTGTACCCGTATGCCTCGGTGTATCTCGGGGAGGAAGGCATGATGGGAGGGGACGCTGCCGACCGTATCGGTGGATTCTGGTCTGCCCTCGGGCAAGTGCCGCCCAAGGAGCCCGATCATCTATCGGCGCTTCTCGCGCTCTACTGCGACCTGATCGCACCGTCGTCTGAGACAGATCCTGCGCAGGAAGCCCTACGCGCTCAGGCCGCCTCCGCATTACTCCACGAACACCTCATGCCATGGGTCTTCCCCTATCTCGCGAGACTGCGGGAGCTGGTGGGTGGATTCTACGGTCATTGGGCCGAGTTGCTGGCAGAGGTGCTCGAGAATGAACACTCTGCCCAGGCGGAGGCGACGGACCTACCGGTGCACCTGAAATCGGCGAAAGAGCTTTCTGACCCTCGCGACTCCGAGGCCGCTGACTTCCTCGCAGGGCTACTCGCCCCGGCGCGAAGCGGCGTGATCGTGACGCGTGCCGATCTCGGACGGATGGCCAAAGAACTCGATCTTGGCCTGAGGGCAGGGGAGCGACGGTACGCGCTCGAGCACCTTCTGGGTGCCGAACCGAAGCTTGTACTCGGGTGGTTGGCGACCGAGGCCAAGCGACAGGCTGATCTGCACCGCGCACGGGAGCCGATCCTAGGAGCGATTGCCGATTTCATGGCGGGCCGAGCCTCGAGAACTGCGGAGCTGTGTGTGGCCTTGGCGGAGGAATCTGAGGCGAGTGACGCTAGTGCCGATCGTGAGCCGCTAGCGACGGTGGGACTCTCCGATTCATGA
- the nrfD gene encoding polysulfide reductase NrfD has product MPTTQAVPTTTEPLWAKVIDHTSCIGCHACTTACKSENEVPLSVTRTYVKYVDVGHWPEARRSFQVTRCNQCEDAPCVAACPTAAMYRRPDGIVDFDKSICIGCKACIAACPYDAIFINPEDNSAEKCNFCAHRLDVGLEPACVVVCPTQALMVGDMNDPLSQVSQIINRDAVTVRKPEKGTRPKVFYKGADQVTLDPLAARRPDGGLYMWSEQGDVSHQVPSGHPGQWNNSAAAVLSYDIPHRAPWDFRVSLYTFTKSISAGAYLVPLILAMTGMIPWTSTAWTLIGPIVAMVFLGLTGIVLIWDLDHPERFWMVLAKPQWRSWLVRGGFIITGYGGVLAAHLAAVFIDRPELTRALAWAGGPLAAMTAIYTAYLFAQAKARDLWQSPLLPPHLFIQALLAGAGALMLVNPGTLGVGGVWVFQLALGTHLVLALGEATMSHPTAHGTLAAQNMLTGSFSGPYWAGIMLAVAGLVLVGMGFTAGALGGLAGLLLFEHAYVQAGQSVPLA; this is encoded by the coding sequence ATGCCCACCACACAGGCAGTGCCGACCACGACCGAGCCCCTTTGGGCCAAGGTCATCGATCACACCTCATGCATTGGATGCCACGCCTGCACGACGGCGTGCAAATCTGAGAACGAGGTACCGCTTTCCGTAACGCGTACGTATGTGAAGTACGTCGACGTGGGGCATTGGCCAGAGGCGCGCCGATCTTTTCAGGTGACCCGATGCAACCAGTGTGAGGACGCGCCCTGTGTGGCGGCCTGTCCTACTGCGGCCATGTATCGTAGACCCGACGGCATCGTGGATTTCGACAAGTCGATCTGCATTGGGTGTAAGGCCTGCATCGCCGCGTGTCCGTACGACGCGATCTTCATCAATCCGGAAGACAACTCAGCAGAGAAGTGCAACTTCTGTGCGCACAGATTGGACGTCGGGCTTGAGCCCGCCTGCGTGGTGGTATGCCCGACGCAAGCTCTCATGGTTGGTGACATGAACGACCCGCTTTCTCAGGTCAGCCAGATCATCAATCGTGACGCGGTCACGGTCCGAAAGCCGGAGAAAGGCACACGCCCCAAGGTGTTCTACAAGGGAGCCGACCAGGTCACGCTCGATCCGCTCGCCGCGCGGCGACCGGATGGCGGTCTTTATATGTGGAGCGAACAGGGTGATGTCAGTCACCAGGTCCCTTCGGGACACCCAGGGCAGTGGAATAATTCAGCGGCCGCGGTCCTGAGTTACGATATCCCACACCGAGCTCCATGGGATTTCCGGGTCAGCCTCTACACGTTCACGAAGTCCATCTCAGCAGGGGCGTATTTGGTCCCGTTGATCCTCGCGATGACGGGTATGATCCCGTGGACATCAACCGCGTGGACCCTCATTGGGCCGATCGTCGCCATGGTCTTCCTGGGCCTGACGGGAATCGTCCTCATCTGGGATCTGGACCATCCGGAACGCTTTTGGATGGTCCTCGCGAAGCCGCAGTGGCGGAGTTGGCTCGTTCGTGGGGGCTTCATCATCACCGGGTACGGCGGGGTATTGGCCGCGCATCTCGCGGCGGTCTTCATCGACCGGCCGGAGTTGACCCGCGCGCTGGCTTGGGCCGGTGGCCCGCTCGCCGCGATGACTGCGATCTACACAGCGTATCTCTTCGCTCAGGCGAAGGCGCGCGATCTGTGGCAGAGCCCGCTGCTTCCGCCGCACCTGTTCATTCAGGCGCTCCTCGCTGGGGCCGGCGCGCTCATGCTGGTGAATCCCGGCACGTTGGGCGTCGGTGGAGTGTGGGTCTTCCAGCTGGCGCTCGGGACGCACCTGGTGCTCGCGCTGGGTGAAGCGACGATGTCGCACCCCACAGCTCACGGCACATTAGCTGCCCAGAACATGCTCACAGGCTCGTTCTCGGGTCCCTACTGGGCGGGCATCATGCTCGCTGTGGCGGGGTTGGTCCTTGTTGGAATGGGATTCACAGCAGGCGCTCTTGGCGGCCTCGCCGGCCTCCTCCTCTTCGAACACGCCTACGTACAGGCCGGACAGTCGGTGCCTCTCGCATGA